A region from the Excalfactoria chinensis isolate bCotChi1 chromosome 11, bCotChi1.hap2, whole genome shotgun sequence genome encodes:
- the ACD gene encoding adrenocortical dysplasia protein homolog isoform X3 — MAAACSPGGEGAAERAAEGGLLYGGRNLSSPGLYVLQPWIVGLLVNHEQPEGKKWLTGQVLRVLSGSRAPGQGEVQQDAVLQVSDGSHYIRVVVTAEALQAEENAHMQLMLSSLICRLITLQKYTLCFREEAKLEDCEFYLTAQRFVVLPMERQRMDSSNVNQEPSVLQKIKELWMRNLSVGTTPCSEPSLSQLLEVIAQDQLEVLKENAEKCLDLQVPKETPSTEADKLPVTRWEAELQKRPREDTFIIPANILVIPAEEGVVDCKASQAVTCGASPEKSGYEMTAPGDQSVIPQAKSAESTALSEDSEASLDNPWNRLPPMSLTLSSPEEKSHLCSSPRAQEAQQEVAADSNTPDLLEPRSHDSPQALLQDDSVQTSSPLLTSYCNISPVKADMTRATSTAEAACSAPCAARVPLGPEDSQANVLSVSPVFPALPSGHLASRAERAPHQEQADSSGTAYPVYMQKHHLGDARDKGGESPRKTRRAVGAKRKLVVGGGQALSHPCRSPRRLRHRKPPQPPCEGTVREVGRKVEVTSLQRAKKSRREIRPQREEKSIEEELDEEELELDEEELELDEEEELDEEEKEEEEQASSVRSPSCHPERHRDLQLYVNENPPHYKYEPPSPELCKQIQSIRLSKAMMMWASWIVTERDTES; from the exons ATGGCGGCGGCCTGCAGTCCCGGCGGGGAGGGAGCGGCGGAGCGGGCGGCCGAGGGCGG GTTGCTGTACGGCGGTAGGAATCTCTCTTCTCCCGGCCTTTACGTCCTGCAGCCCTGGATCGTCGGCCTGCTGGTGAACCACGAGCAGCCGGAGGGGAAGAAGTGGTTGACGGGGCAGGTGCTGCGG GTTTTGAGCGGCTCACGTGCACCTGGCCAAGGCGAAGTGCAGCAAGATGCTGTCCTGCAAGTCTCAGACGGCTCCCACTACATCCGAGTGGTTGTTACAGCAGaagctctgcaggcagaagaaaa TGCCCACATGCAGCTCATGCTTTCCAGCCTTATCTGTAGACTGATCACCTTGCAGAAGTACACGCTGTGTTTCCGGGAGGAGGCCAAGCTG GAGGACTGCGAGTTTTATCTCACCGCCCAGCGCTTCGTCGTGCTGCCCATGGAGAGGCAGAGGATGGATTCATCAAATGT GAACCAGGAGCCCTCTGTGCTACAGAAGATAAAGGAGCTCTGGAT GAGGAATCTCTCTGTGGGCACCACTCCTTGCTCAG AGCCGTCCCTCTCCCAGCTGTTAGAAGTGATAGCACAGGACCAGCTTGAGGTCTtgaaggaaaatgctgagaaGTGCTTGGATTTGCAGGTGCCCAAAGAGACACCCTCGACAGAGGCAGACAAGCTTCCTGTGACCCGGTGGGAAGCAGAGCTTCAAAAAAGG CCACGTGAGGACACCTTCATAATCCCAGCCAACATCCTGGTGATCCCCGCTGAGGAAGGAGTGGTCGACTGCAAAGCTTCCCAGGCAG TTACGTGTGGAGCATCTCCTGAGAAGAGTGGCTACGAAATGACAGCGCCAGGCGATCAGAGTGTCATACCCCAGGCCAAGT CTGCAGAGTCAACAGCGTTATCAGAGGACTCTGAGGCATCGCTGGACAACccttggaacaggctgcccccCATGTCCTTGACCCTGTCCTCTCCAGAAG AGAAGTCCCATCTGTGTAGCTCTCCACGTGCTCAAGAGGCCCAGCAGGAGGTGGCTGCCGACAGCAACACCCCTGACTTGTTGGAACCTCGTAGCCACGACTCTCCCCAGGCCTTGCTGCAGGATGACTCAGTGCAGACTTCATCTCCTCTGCTCACCTCATACTGCAATATCAGCCCTGTGAAGGCTGACATGACCCGGGCAACATCAACTGCAGaggcagcctgctctgccccTTGCGCTGCTCGAGTCCCACTGGGGCCGGAGGACTCTCAGGCCAACGTGTTATCAGTCTCTCCAGTTTTTCCTGCCCTGCCCAGCGGCCACTTGGCATCCCGTGCTGAAAGGGCACCTCACCAGGAGCAGGCAGACTCCAGCGGCACAGCTTACCCTGTGTATATGCAGAAGCATCACCTGGGTGATGCCAGAGACAAGGGAGGAGAATCCCCAAGGAAGACCAGAAGGGCTGTGGGTGCCAAGAGGAAGCTGGTGGTGGGAGGTGGTCAGGCTCTGTCTCACCCGTGTCGGTCCCCCCGTAGATTGCGGCACAGAAAACCTCCCCAACCCCCCTGTGAGGGCACAGTGAGAGAAGTGGGCAGGAAGGTGGAGGTAACGAGCCTGCAGAGagcaaagaagagcagaagggagattAGGCCACAGCGTGAAGAAAAATCCATTGAGGAGGAGCTGGACGAAgaggagttggaactggatgaagaggagctggagctagatgaagaggaggagctggatgaagaagagaaggaggaagaagagcaggCATCGTCAGTGAGAAGTCCCAGCTGCCACCCAGAGCGGCACAGAGATCTGCAGCTG TACGTGAATGAGAATCCACCGCACTACAAATATGAGCCCCCCAGTCCTGAGCTCTGCAAGCAAATACAGTCCATCAG GCTCTCCAAGGCGATGATGATGTGGGCGAGCTGGATTGTCACGGAAAGGGATACGGAGTCTTGA
- the ACD gene encoding adrenocortical dysplasia protein homolog isoform X1 codes for MAAACSPGGEGAAERAAEGGLLYGGRNLSSPGLYVLQPWIVGLLVNHEQPEGKKWLTGQVLRVLSGSRAPGQGEVQQDAVLQVSDGSHYIRVVVTAEALQAEENAHMQLMLSSLICRLITLQKYTLCFREEAKLEDCEFYLTAQRFVVLPMERQRMDSSNVNQEPSVLQKIKELWMSWFVFDGSSLWDSLPWDVTALSRGFKAGHFHGCDSADTGAHPALTLAFSLVIAGGISLWAPLLAQVPKETPSTEADKLPVTRWEAELQKRPREDTFIIPANILVIPAEEGVVDCKASQAVTCGASPEKSGYEMTAPGDQSVIPQAKSAESTALSEDSEASLDNPWNRLPPMSLTLSSPEEKSHLCSSPRAQEAQQEVAADSNTPDLLEPRSHDSPQALLQDDSVQTSSPLLTSYCNISPVKADMTRATSTAEAACSAPCAARVPLGPEDSQANVLSVSPVFPALPSGHLASRAERAPHQEQADSSGTAYPVYMQKHHLGDARDKGGESPRKTRRAVGAKRKLVVGGGQALSHPCRSPRRLRHRKPPQPPCEGTVREVGRKVEVTSLQRAKKSRREIRPQREEKSIEEELDEEELELDEEELELDEEEELDEEEKEEEEQASSVRSPSCHPERHRDLQLYVNENPPHYKYEPPSPELCKQIQSIRLSKAMMMWASWIVTERDTES; via the exons ATGGCGGCGGCCTGCAGTCCCGGCGGGGAGGGAGCGGCGGAGCGGGCGGCCGAGGGCGG GTTGCTGTACGGCGGTAGGAATCTCTCTTCTCCCGGCCTTTACGTCCTGCAGCCCTGGATCGTCGGCCTGCTGGTGAACCACGAGCAGCCGGAGGGGAAGAAGTGGTTGACGGGGCAGGTGCTGCGG GTTTTGAGCGGCTCACGTGCACCTGGCCAAGGCGAAGTGCAGCAAGATGCTGTCCTGCAAGTCTCAGACGGCTCCCACTACATCCGAGTGGTTGTTACAGCAGaagctctgcaggcagaagaaaa TGCCCACATGCAGCTCATGCTTTCCAGCCTTATCTGTAGACTGATCACCTTGCAGAAGTACACGCTGTGTTTCCGGGAGGAGGCCAAGCTG GAGGACTGCGAGTTTTATCTCACCGCCCAGCGCTTCGTCGTGCTGCCCATGGAGAGGCAGAGGATGGATTCATCAAATGT GAACCAGGAGCCCTCTGTGCTACAGAAGATAAAGGAGCTCTGGAT GAGCTGGTTTGTGTTTGATGGCAGTTCCTTGTGGGACTCTCTGCCCTGGGATGTGACAGCGCTGAGCAGAGGGTTCAAAGCTGGTCACTTTCATGGATGTGATTCCGCTGACACAGGAGCCCACCCAGCTCTGACACTGGCTTTCTCCTTGGTCATTGCAGGAGGAATCTCTCTGTGGGCACCACTCCTTGCTCAG GTGCCCAAAGAGACACCCTCGACAGAGGCAGACAAGCTTCCTGTGACCCGGTGGGAAGCAGAGCTTCAAAAAAGG CCACGTGAGGACACCTTCATAATCCCAGCCAACATCCTGGTGATCCCCGCTGAGGAAGGAGTGGTCGACTGCAAAGCTTCCCAGGCAG TTACGTGTGGAGCATCTCCTGAGAAGAGTGGCTACGAAATGACAGCGCCAGGCGATCAGAGTGTCATACCCCAGGCCAAGT CTGCAGAGTCAACAGCGTTATCAGAGGACTCTGAGGCATCGCTGGACAACccttggaacaggctgcccccCATGTCCTTGACCCTGTCCTCTCCAGAAG AGAAGTCCCATCTGTGTAGCTCTCCACGTGCTCAAGAGGCCCAGCAGGAGGTGGCTGCCGACAGCAACACCCCTGACTTGTTGGAACCTCGTAGCCACGACTCTCCCCAGGCCTTGCTGCAGGATGACTCAGTGCAGACTTCATCTCCTCTGCTCACCTCATACTGCAATATCAGCCCTGTGAAGGCTGACATGACCCGGGCAACATCAACTGCAGaggcagcctgctctgccccTTGCGCTGCTCGAGTCCCACTGGGGCCGGAGGACTCTCAGGCCAACGTGTTATCAGTCTCTCCAGTTTTTCCTGCCCTGCCCAGCGGCCACTTGGCATCCCGTGCTGAAAGGGCACCTCACCAGGAGCAGGCAGACTCCAGCGGCACAGCTTACCCTGTGTATATGCAGAAGCATCACCTGGGTGATGCCAGAGACAAGGGAGGAGAATCCCCAAGGAAGACCAGAAGGGCTGTGGGTGCCAAGAGGAAGCTGGTGGTGGGAGGTGGTCAGGCTCTGTCTCACCCGTGTCGGTCCCCCCGTAGATTGCGGCACAGAAAACCTCCCCAACCCCCCTGTGAGGGCACAGTGAGAGAAGTGGGCAGGAAGGTGGAGGTAACGAGCCTGCAGAGagcaaagaagagcagaagggagattAGGCCACAGCGTGAAGAAAAATCCATTGAGGAGGAGCTGGACGAAgaggagttggaactggatgaagaggagctggagctagatgaagaggaggagctggatgaagaagagaaggaggaagaagagcaggCATCGTCAGTGAGAAGTCCCAGCTGCCACCCAGAGCGGCACAGAGATCTGCAGCTG TACGTGAATGAGAATCCACCGCACTACAAATATGAGCCCCCCAGTCCTGAGCTCTGCAAGCAAATACAGTCCATCAG GCTCTCCAAGGCGATGATGATGTGGGCGAGCTGGATTGTCACGGAAAGGGATACGGAGTCTTGA
- the LOC140257374 gene encoding C-signal-like, whose product MAGDRFHSILVTGANRGIGLGFVRHLLALPNPPEWLFATCRDPKGQRAQELQQLASKHPNLVIVPLEVTDPASIKAAAASVGERLKGSGLNLLINNAAALKANSLDTETLKDMSQVYTTNTIAPLLLGQAFLPLLKKAAQRSPGSGMICSKAAIINISSIGGSISSLTGWDIMEIVSYRCSKAALNMLTRCQSMGYREHGILCVALHPGWVQTDMGNAAGTTPPLTVDASVGGMLKVLSNLSEKDSGSFLDWEGNVVPW is encoded by the exons ATGGCTGGAGATCGTTTCCACTCCATTCTGGTGACTGGGGCCAACAGGGGCATCGGCCTGGGCTTTGTCCGgcacctgctggcactgccaaaCCCACCCGAGTGGCTCTTTGCAACTTGTCGGGACCCCAAGGGACAGCGAGCACAG gagctgcagcaattGGCCTCCAAGCACCCCAACCTGGTCATCGTCCCGCTCG AAGTCACCGATCCCGCCAGCATCAAGGCGGCCGCAGCCAGCGTCGGGGAGCGCCTCAAGGGCTCGGGGCTCAACCTCCTCATCAACAACGCCGCTGCTCTGAAGGCCAACTCGCTTGACACCGAGACACTGAAGGACATGTCCCAGGTGTACACCACCAACACCATCGCGCCCCTGCTGCTGGGCCAG GCGTTCCTGCCCCTACTGaagaaggcagcccagaggagCCCGGGCTCGGGGATGATCTGCAGCAAGGCAGCCATCATCAACATTTCCAGCATTGGGGGAtccatttcttctttaactGGTTGGGATATAATGGAAATTGTCTCATACCGTTGCAGTAAG GCTGCTCTCAACATGCTCACCAGGTGCCAGTCCATGGGCTACCGGGAACACGGCATCCTCTGCGTCGCTCTCCATCCCGGATGGGTGCAAACAGACATGGGGAATGCAGCTGGAACCACG cccccgcTGACGGTGGACGCGAGCGTAGGAGGGATGCTGAAGGTGCTCTCCAACCTCTCCGAGAAGGACAGCGGGTCCTTCCTGGACTGGGAAGGGAACGTTGTGCCCTGGTGA
- the LOC140257390 gene encoding C-signal-like: MAMLAQSVLVTGSNRGIGLELVRQLAASPQPPQHIFAACRDATGPRGKALQELAARHPNIKLIQLDTVDLPSIRGAVQAVETHLKGQGLNLLINNAGVGSQATLQSVDAQEMLTTFAVNVVGPLQVAKEFLPLLEKAAKNAGTEGLSCSRAAIINMSSKVGSIGLCLGVLEAPMYPYRASKAAQNMVTRCLAAELRDKGILCAAIHPGWVKTDMGTEQAPMTVERSMQGILKVLGSLSQETCGAFLDWEGNCLPW, encoded by the exons ATGGCCATGCTGGCTCAGAGCGTTCTAGTGACGGGCTCCAACCGGGGCATTGGGCTGGAGCTGGTGAGGCAGCTCGCTGCCAGCCCCCAACCCCCACAGCACATCTTTGCTGCCTGCCGTGATGCCACTGGTCCGAGAGGGAAG GCCCTGCAAGAATTAGCCGCCCGGCACCCCAACATCAAGCTGATCCAGCTAG ACACGGTGGACTTGCCCAGCATCCGTGGAGCCGTGCAGGCTGTGGAGACTCATCTGAAGGGCCAGGGCTTGAACCTGCTCATCAACAATGCCGGTGTTGGCTCGCAGGCCACGCTGCAGTCCGTGGATGCACAGGAGATGCTCACCACGTTTGCAGTCAACGTGGTGGGGCCCCTGCAGGTTGCCAAG GAGTTCCTGCCGCTCTTGGAGAAGGCGGCAAAGAATGCAGGGACggaagggctgagctgcagcagggctgccatcATCAATATGTCTTCCAAAGTGGGCTCCATCGGGCTTTGTCTTGGTGTGCTGGAGGCCCCCATGTACCCATACCGTGCCAGCAAG gctgcccagaacatGGTGACCAGGTGcctggctgcagagctcagggacAAAGGGATCTTGTGTGCGGCGATCCATCCTGGCTGGGTGAAGACTGACATGGGGACGGAGCAG GCACCCATGACAGTGGAGCGCAGCATGCAGGGCATTCTGAAGGTGCTGGGCAGCCTTTCACAGGAGACCTGTGGGGCCTTCCTGGACTGGGAAGGGAACTGCCTGCCCTGGTGA
- the ACD gene encoding adrenocortical dysplasia protein homolog isoform X2: MAAACSPGGEGAAERAAEGGLLYGGRNLSSPGLYVLQPWIVGLLVNHEQPEGKKWLTGQVLRVLSGSRAPGQGEVQQDAVLQVSDGSHYIRVVVTAEALQAEENAHMQLMLSSLICRLITLQKYTLCFREEAKLEDCEFYLTAQRFVVLPMERQRMDSSNVNQEPSVLQKIKELWISLWDSLPWDVTALSRGFKAGHFHGCDSADTGAHPALTLAFSLVIAGGISLWAPLLAQVPKETPSTEADKLPVTRWEAELQKRPREDTFIIPANILVIPAEEGVVDCKASQAVTCGASPEKSGYEMTAPGDQSVIPQAKSAESTALSEDSEASLDNPWNRLPPMSLTLSSPEEKSHLCSSPRAQEAQQEVAADSNTPDLLEPRSHDSPQALLQDDSVQTSSPLLTSYCNISPVKADMTRATSTAEAACSAPCAARVPLGPEDSQANVLSVSPVFPALPSGHLASRAERAPHQEQADSSGTAYPVYMQKHHLGDARDKGGESPRKTRRAVGAKRKLVVGGGQALSHPCRSPRRLRHRKPPQPPCEGTVREVGRKVEVTSLQRAKKSRREIRPQREEKSIEEELDEEELELDEEELELDEEEELDEEEKEEEEQASSVRSPSCHPERHRDLQLYVNENPPHYKYEPPSPELCKQIQSIRLSKAMMMWASWIVTERDTES; encoded by the exons ATGGCGGCGGCCTGCAGTCCCGGCGGGGAGGGAGCGGCGGAGCGGGCGGCCGAGGGCGG GTTGCTGTACGGCGGTAGGAATCTCTCTTCTCCCGGCCTTTACGTCCTGCAGCCCTGGATCGTCGGCCTGCTGGTGAACCACGAGCAGCCGGAGGGGAAGAAGTGGTTGACGGGGCAGGTGCTGCGG GTTTTGAGCGGCTCACGTGCACCTGGCCAAGGCGAAGTGCAGCAAGATGCTGTCCTGCAAGTCTCAGACGGCTCCCACTACATCCGAGTGGTTGTTACAGCAGaagctctgcaggcagaagaaaa TGCCCACATGCAGCTCATGCTTTCCAGCCTTATCTGTAGACTGATCACCTTGCAGAAGTACACGCTGTGTTTCCGGGAGGAGGCCAAGCTG GAGGACTGCGAGTTTTATCTCACCGCCCAGCGCTTCGTCGTGCTGCCCATGGAGAGGCAGAGGATGGATTCATCAAATGT GAACCAGGAGCCCTCTGTGCTACAGAAGATAAAGGAGCTCTGGAT TTCCTTGTGGGACTCTCTGCCCTGGGATGTGACAGCGCTGAGCAGAGGGTTCAAAGCTGGTCACTTTCATGGATGTGATTCCGCTGACACAGGAGCCCACCCAGCTCTGACACTGGCTTTCTCCTTGGTCATTGCAGGAGGAATCTCTCTGTGGGCACCACTCCTTGCTCAG GTGCCCAAAGAGACACCCTCGACAGAGGCAGACAAGCTTCCTGTGACCCGGTGGGAAGCAGAGCTTCAAAAAAGG CCACGTGAGGACACCTTCATAATCCCAGCCAACATCCTGGTGATCCCCGCTGAGGAAGGAGTGGTCGACTGCAAAGCTTCCCAGGCAG TTACGTGTGGAGCATCTCCTGAGAAGAGTGGCTACGAAATGACAGCGCCAGGCGATCAGAGTGTCATACCCCAGGCCAAGT CTGCAGAGTCAACAGCGTTATCAGAGGACTCTGAGGCATCGCTGGACAACccttggaacaggctgcccccCATGTCCTTGACCCTGTCCTCTCCAGAAG AGAAGTCCCATCTGTGTAGCTCTCCACGTGCTCAAGAGGCCCAGCAGGAGGTGGCTGCCGACAGCAACACCCCTGACTTGTTGGAACCTCGTAGCCACGACTCTCCCCAGGCCTTGCTGCAGGATGACTCAGTGCAGACTTCATCTCCTCTGCTCACCTCATACTGCAATATCAGCCCTGTGAAGGCTGACATGACCCGGGCAACATCAACTGCAGaggcagcctgctctgccccTTGCGCTGCTCGAGTCCCACTGGGGCCGGAGGACTCTCAGGCCAACGTGTTATCAGTCTCTCCAGTTTTTCCTGCCCTGCCCAGCGGCCACTTGGCATCCCGTGCTGAAAGGGCACCTCACCAGGAGCAGGCAGACTCCAGCGGCACAGCTTACCCTGTGTATATGCAGAAGCATCACCTGGGTGATGCCAGAGACAAGGGAGGAGAATCCCCAAGGAAGACCAGAAGGGCTGTGGGTGCCAAGAGGAAGCTGGTGGTGGGAGGTGGTCAGGCTCTGTCTCACCCGTGTCGGTCCCCCCGTAGATTGCGGCACAGAAAACCTCCCCAACCCCCCTGTGAGGGCACAGTGAGAGAAGTGGGCAGGAAGGTGGAGGTAACGAGCCTGCAGAGagcaaagaagagcagaagggagattAGGCCACAGCGTGAAGAAAAATCCATTGAGGAGGAGCTGGACGAAgaggagttggaactggatgaagaggagctggagctagatgaagaggaggagctggatgaagaagagaaggaggaagaagagcaggCATCGTCAGTGAGAAGTCCCAGCTGCCACCCAGAGCGGCACAGAGATCTGCAGCTG TACGTGAATGAGAATCCACCGCACTACAAATATGAGCCCCCCAGTCCTGAGCTCTGCAAGCAAATACAGTCCATCAG GCTCTCCAAGGCGATGATGATGTGGGCGAGCTGGATTGTCACGGAAAGGGATACGGAGTCTTGA
- the AARS1 gene encoding alanine--tRNA ligase, cytoplasmic, producing MESTLTARQIRQRFIEFFKENQHTYVHSSSTIPLDDPTLLFANAGMNQFKPIFLNTIDPSHPLAKLSRATNTQKCIRAGGKHNDLDDVGKDVYHHTFFEMLGSWSFGDYFKELACKLALDLLTKEFGIPAERLYVTYFGGNEAAGLQPDLECKQIWLDLGLAEGRILPGNMKDNFWEMGDTGPCGPCSEIHYDRIGDRDASHLVNQDDPNVLEIWNLVFIQFNREADGSLKPLPKKSIDTGMGLERLVSVLQNKMSNYDTDLFLPYFEAIQKGTGARPYMGQVGAEDADGIDMAYRVLADHARTITLALSDGGRPDNTGRGYVLRRILRRAVRYSHEKLNAPKGFFATLVDVVVQSLGDAFPELKKDPDMVKDIINEEEDQFLKTLSRGRRILDRKIQSMGDSKTIPGDTAWLLYDTYGFPVDLTGLIAEEKGLVVDMEGFEEERKNAQLKSQGKGAGGEDLLMLDIYAIEELRARGLEVTDDSPKYGYTSDPSGTYDFGSLVATVKAIRREKKFVEEASTGQECGIVLDQTCFYAEQGGQIYDQGYMVKDDDSKEDKTEFTVKNVQVRGGYVLHIGTLYGSLKVGDQVHLSIDETRRRPVMSNHTATHILNFALRSVLGEADQRGSLVAPDRLRFDFTAKGALSTQEIKEVESIANQMIEEAKTVYAKDCPLAAAKAIQGLRAVFDETYPDPVRVVSIGIPVEELLADPSGPAGSITSIEFCGGTHLQNSGHAGPFVIVSEEAIAKGIRRIVAVTGAEARKALRKVESLKKLLSALDAKVKVQTAPNKDVQKEITDLSEMLATAVIPQWQKDELREAVKALKKVMDDLDRASKADIQKRVLEKTKQVIESHPNQPLVIMEMENGASAKALNESLKLFKAHSPHTAAMLFAVDNEAGRITCLCQVPQEAAQKGLKANQWVQEVSALMDGKGGGKDVSAQATGKNVGCLHEALRLATDFARLHLGELKN from the exons ATGGAATCCACGCTGACAGCCAGGCAGATCCGGCAGCGGTTCATTGAGTTCTTCAAGGAAAACCAGCACACCTACGTGCACTCTTCTTCCACCATCCCCCTGGATGACCCCACGCTGCTGTTTGCTAATGCTGGCATGAACCAG TTCAAACCCATCTTCCTCAACACTATCGACCCCTCGCACCCGCTGGCTAAACTGAGCAGAGCCACCAACACTCAGAAGTGCATCCGAGCTGGGGGGAAGCACAATGACCTGGACGATGTGGGAAAGGATGTCTACCATCACACGTTCTTTGAGATGTTGGGCTCCTGGTCCTTTGGGGATTATTTCAAG gaaCTTGCTTGTAAACTGGCACTGGACCTTCTCACCAAGGAGTTTGGCATCCCTGCAGAAAGACTCTACGTCACTTACTTTGGTGGAAATGAGGCTGCAGGACTGCAGCCAGACCTGGAATGCAAGCAGATCTGGCTGGATTTGGG GCTGGCTGAGGGCAGGATTCTGCCTGGCAATATGAAGGATAACTTCTGGGAGATGGGTGACACAGGCCCCTGTGGGCCTTGCAGCGAGATCCACTATGACCGAATTGGGGACAGAGATGCTTCTCACCTGGTCAATCAGGATGACCCCAATGTCCTGGAGATCTGGAATCTGGTGTTCATACAGTTCAACAG GGAAGCTGATGGGAGCCTGAAACCTCTTCCCAAGAAAAGTATTGACACTGGGATGGGTTTGGAACGGCtggtttctgtgctgcagaacaagATGTCCAACTATGACACCGACCTCTTCCTTCCTTACTTTGAAGCCATCCAGAAG GGCACAGGTGCCAGGCCGTACATGGGGCAGGTTGGTGCTGAGGATGCGGATGGCATAGACATGGCGTACCGCGTGCTGGCAGACCACGCACGGACCATCACGCTGGCCCTGTCTGATGGTGGCCGACCTGACAACACTGGCAGAGG GTATGTGCTGAGGCGGATTCTCCGCCGGGCTGTGCGTTACTCCCATGAGAAGCTCAATGCCCCCAAGGGCTTCTTTGCTACGCTGGTGGACGTTGTGGTGCAGTCACTG GGAGATGCCTTTCCTGAGCTGAAAAAAGACCCGGATATGGTGAAGGACATTATCAATGAAGAAGAGGATCAGTTCCTGAAAACACTCAGCAGAGGACGTCGTATCCTGGACAGGAAGATCCAGAGCATGGGCGACAGTAAAACCATCCCTG GTGATACTGCCTGGCTGCTGTATGACACCTATGGTTTTCCTGTGGATCTCACTGGGCTGATAGCAGAGGAGAAGGGCCTCGTTGTGGACATGGAGGGCTttgaggaagagaggaaaaacgCACAG CTCAAATCCCAAGGCAAGGGTGCCGGAGGGGAGGACCTCCTCATGCTGGACATCTATGCCATTGAAGAACTCAGGGCCCGAGGGCTGGAGGTGACAGATGACTCGCCAAAATATGGTTATACCTCAGACCCCAGCGGTACCTACG ATTTTGGGAGCCTTGTGGCCACGGTGAAAGCCATCCGCAGGGAGAAGAAGTTTGTGGAGGAGGCGTCCACTGGCCAGGAATGTGGGATAGTGCTTGACCAGACCTGCTTCTATGCCGAGCAGGGTGGGCAGATCTATGACCAGGGTTACATGGTCAAGGACGACGACAGCAAGGAGGAT AAAACTGAATTCACTGTGAAGAATGTGCAGGTCCGAGGAGGCTACGTGCTTCACATAGGAACTCTGTATGGAAGCTTGAAAGTGGGAGACCAGGTCCACCTGTCAATCGATGAG ACCAGGCGGAGACCAGTCATGAGCAACCACACAGCCACCCACATCCTCAACTTCGCCCTGCGCTcagtgctgggagaagcagatCAGAGAGGGTCGCTGGTGGCACCAGACAGGTTGAGGTTTGACTTCACAGCCAAGGGAGCCTTGTCCACACAGGAAATCAAGGAAGTTGAAAGCATCGCCAACCAGATGATCGAGGAGGCAAAG aCTGTATATGCTAAGGACTGTCCTCTGGCAGCAGCTAAAGCAATCCAAGGGCTGCGGGCAGTTTTTGATGAGACCTACCCCGATCCTGTCCGTGTGGTCTCTATTGGAATCCctgtggaggagctgctggctgaCCCCTCCGGCCCCGCGGGCTCCATCACTTCCATCGAGTTCTGCGGAGGGAC GCACTTGCAGAACTCTGGCCATGCTGGGCCCTTTGTGATTGTTTCAGAAGAAGCCATTGCTAAAGGCATCCGGAGGATAGTGGCAGTCACTGGGGCTGAAGCTCGGAAG GCCCTCAGGAAGGTGGAGAGCCTCAAGAAATTGCTGTCAGCCCTGGATGCCAAGGTGAAGGTGCAGACAGCTCCCAACAAGGACGTGCAGAAGGAGATCACGGACCTCAGCGAG ATGCTGGCCACTGCTGTTATCCCACAGTGGCAGAAAGATGAGCTGAGAGAAGCTGTGAAAGCACTGAAGAAGGTTATGGATGACCTGGACCGTGCAAGCAAAGCTGACATCCAGAAACGA gtactggaaaagacaaagcaggtCATTGAGAGTCACCCTAACCAGCCCCTAGTCATCATGGAAATGGAGAACGGAGCCTCAGCGAAG GCCCTGAATGAATCACTGAAGCTCTTCAAGGCTCATTCCCCGCACACTGCCGCCATGCTCTTTGCTGTGGACAACGAGGCGGGCAGGATCACCTGCCTGTGCCAGGTGCCCCAG gAGGCGGCGCAGAAGGGCCTGAAGGCCAACCAGTGGGTGCAGGAGGTGTCTGCCCTGATGGATGGcaaaggaggagggaaggacGTCTCAGCACAAGCCACGGGCAAGAACGTGGGCTGCCTGCACGAGGCCCTCCGCCTGGCCACGGACTTTGCCAGGCTGCACCTCGGGGAGCTGAAAAACTGA